In Thermotomaculum hydrothermale, a single genomic region encodes these proteins:
- a CDS encoding DUF4388 domain-containing protein has product MEDKGSFSHLDIYKFFVYAGENRLNTILYFSEGFREYRVFFKNGKISFILSGDKDERFGEFLVVTNKITIEQYRITSEKILQEGKKFGYALIEEGFMTVEELYNSLNEYMLFLISQVFSLKEGVFAKLEFETHTELPMNLTIDFRKAIYHGIKKNSYFSLIDNYLPDLKVIPKFIVSVEDVFKVLPLSVEEQEVLEWIDGQNSISSICNYSNLSQFETLKLLLILKFSNFIKFERLKDEESFSINFEEELEKLLNNYNSKFEKIYTILNSLNPELFERLNTEVFEMLEDRYGELVRDIDFSSYGYIDFDAFYRNLYNLNESERLEIAEKFLEDVLKETMFFIEENGEKDFYQSLKKVIYERKA; this is encoded by the coding sequence ATGGAGGATAAAGGAAGTTTTAGCCATTTAGATATTTATAAATTTTTTGTTTATGCTGGAGAAAACCGTTTAAACACTATTTTGTATTTTTCAGAAGGGTTCAGGGAATACAGAGTGTTTTTCAAAAATGGGAAAATTTCGTTTATTCTGTCTGGTGATAAAGATGAAAGATTTGGTGAATTCCTTGTTGTAACCAATAAAATAACCATTGAACAGTACAGAATTACAAGTGAGAAAATTTTGCAGGAAGGGAAGAAGTTTGGGTATGCTTTAATTGAAGAAGGGTTTATGACTGTTGAGGAATTGTATAATTCCCTCAATGAGTATATGCTTTTCCTTATCTCACAGGTTTTTTCATTAAAAGAGGGGGTCTTTGCAAAACTTGAGTTTGAAACACACACAGAACTCCCTATGAATTTAACAATCGATTTTAGAAAAGCAATTTATCACGGAATTAAGAAGAATTCTTATTTTTCCCTTATAGATAATTATCTTCCAGATTTGAAGGTTATACCAAAATTTATAGTTTCTGTTGAGGATGTTTTCAAGGTATTACCTTTAAGTGTTGAAGAGCAGGAAGTTCTGGAATGGATTGATGGGCAGAATTCAATATCTTCAATATGCAATTACAGTAATTTAAGCCAGTTTGAAACACTAAAACTATTGCTGATTTTGAAATTTTCAAATTTTATAAAATTTGAGAGGTTAAAGGATGAGGAGAGTTTTTCAATAAACTTTGAGGAAGAACTGGAGAAATTATTAAACAATTACAATTCAAAATTTGAGAAAATCTATACAATTTTAAACTCATTGAACCCTGAATTGTTTGAAAGGCTTAATACAGAAGTTTTTGAAATGCTTGAAGACAGATATGGAGAATTAGTAAGGGATATTGATTTTTCTTCGTATGGATATATAGACTTTGATGCATTTTATAGAAACCTGTATAATTTGAATGAGTCTGAGAGGCTGGAAATTGCGGAGAAATTTCTTGAAGATGTTTTGAAGGAAACTATGTTTTTTATTGAAGAAAACGGAGAAAAGGATTTTTACCAATCTCTGAAAAAGGTAATTTATGAAAGAAAAGCTTGA
- a CDS encoding SPOR domain-containing protein: MKEKLDSTTYLTIFAWSIICFLVAFFLGMWVGSKATLKPDRKPVERVNYNDDFNPQYEEFGEKPVVKPKTKSFNQETKIVKKESSTENKKKKNGVRENTGLKQPRKTAKTSSTSKSAKKKTVAKKSTQKNKKPTIKSGVEQRYMLQIGAYKKLKDANRLKQRFEKKGYSVFIVKERGRKSVFYKVRIGTFYSKKIAYKVKKKIEREDRIKAWVVPIK, translated from the coding sequence ATGAAAGAAAAGCTTGATTCAACAACTTACCTGACAATTTTTGCGTGGTCGATTATTTGCTTTCTTGTCGCCTTTTTTTTAGGAATGTGGGTGGGAAGCAAAGCCACTTTAAAGCCAGATAGAAAACCTGTTGAAAGGGTAAATTACAATGATGACTTTAACCCTCAGTATGAAGAATTTGGCGAAAAACCTGTTGTAAAACCTAAAACAAAGAGTTTTAACCAGGAAACAAAAATAGTAAAAAAAGAGTCTTCAACAGAAAATAAAAAAAAGAAAAATGGAGTTCGGGAAAACACCGGGCTAAAGCAGCCAAGAAAAACTGCAAAAACTTCTTCTACCTCAAAAAGTGCAAAGAAAAAAACAGTAGCTAAAAAATCAACTCAGAAAAACAAAAAGCCAACCATAAAAAGCGGGGTAGAACAGAGGTATATGCTTCAAATAGGTGCTTATAAAAAGTTGAAGGATGCTAACAGATTGAAGCAAAGGTTTGAAAAAAAAGGCTACTCTGTTTTTATAGTTAAAGAAAGAGGGAGAAAAAGCGTTTTTTACAAGGTGAGAATTGGTACATTTTACTCTAAAAAAATTGCATACAAGGTTAAAAAAAAGATTGAAAGAGAGGATAGAATAAAGGCATGGGTCGTTCCGATAAAATGA
- the lipA gene encoding lipoyl synthase, producing the protein MKLPSWISKEKVVLRDLHKIKSALREKSLHTVCEEAMCPNRGECFKKGTATFLLLGNICTRNCRFCSVPKGKPLPVDEKEPENIAKFVFENKIKYAVLTMVNRDDLPDGGAYHIKKTVEEIKKLNPSVKVEVLVGDFKGNLRDIDTVLEANIDVFNHNIEMVKRLFPKIRPKADYKTSLKILNYVFKNYSIPVKSGFMVGLGESKEEIIDLMKDLKANGVSILTIGQYLRPSMKNAEVKKYYTPEEFKEFEEIGLNLGFDFVFSSPFVRSSYMAEKVFEGLKK; encoded by the coding sequence ATGAAGCTTCCCTCATGGATATCAAAGGAAAAAGTTGTCTTAAGGGATTTGCATAAGATTAAATCAGCGTTGAGGGAGAAGTCTCTTCACACTGTTTGTGAAGAAGCAATGTGTCCAAACAGGGGAGAGTGCTTTAAAAAGGGTACGGCAACCTTTTTACTGCTGGGAAATATTTGCACAAGAAACTGCAGGTTTTGTTCTGTTCCCAAAGGCAAACCTTTACCTGTTGACGAAAAAGAGCCTGAAAATATAGCAAAATTTGTTTTTGAAAACAAAATTAAATACGCTGTATTAACAATGGTTAATAGAGATGATTTGCCTGACGGGGGGGCATATCACATAAAAAAAACAGTGGAAGAGATTAAAAAACTAAATCCTTCTGTTAAAGTTGAGGTTCTTGTTGGAGATTTCAAGGGAAATTTAAGGGATATTGACACTGTTTTAGAGGCTAATATTGATGTTTTTAACCACAATATTGAAATGGTTAAAAGGCTTTTCCCGAAAATCAGGCCTAAGGCAGATTACAAAACTTCCCTGAAAATATTAAACTATGTTTTTAAAAATTACTCAATTCCAGTAAAGTCCGGCTTTATGGTTGGATTGGGGGAAAGCAAAGAAGAGATTATTGATTTGATGAAAGATTTAAAAGCAAACGGGGTTTCTATTTTAACGATAGGCCAGTATTTAAGGCCTTCAATGAAAAATGCTGAGGTAAAAAAATACTATACCCCTGAGGAGTTTAAAGAGTTTGAAGAAATTGGTTTAAATTTAGGTTTTGACTTTGTCTTCTCTTCCCCGTTTGTGAGAAGTTCCTATATGGCAGAAAAGGTGTTTGAGGGATTGAAAAAATGA
- the asd gene encoding archaetidylserine decarboxylase (Phosphatidylserine decarboxylase is synthesized as a single chain precursor. Generation of the pyruvoyl active site from a Ser is coupled to cleavage of a Gly-Ser bond between the larger (beta) and smaller (alpha chains). It is an integral membrane protein.), whose amino-acid sequence MKIVKKVFLKALSHPFYSRLFGRFTRVKKPKFFAKRVIKYYISIFDIDLQDVKKPLNEFECLSDFFIRELKEGTREIDFNPDIIVSPTDSLLLEVSKISENGKVFQIKGSEYSMESLVKGFVDIEKYKNGDYFQLYLSPRDYHRIHFPFDCKVKKVFYIPGKLLPVNLFSLENFKEVFNQNERVLLILEKEGVEVLCVLVGAYNVGRIVLSFTDFITNDRFPRKPAPINIEGLTAKKGEELGMFMMGSTVLLFFPEKTVYPLKKSGDYVKVGMPIAKWL is encoded by the coding sequence ATGAAAATTGTAAAAAAAGTCTTTTTAAAGGCTTTGTCCCATCCCTTTTACTCAAGGCTTTTCGGCAGATTTACAAGGGTAAAAAAACCGAAATTTTTTGCAAAAAGGGTAATTAAATACTATATTTCTATCTTTGACATTGATTTGCAGGATGTGAAAAAGCCTCTAAATGAATTTGAATGCCTTTCCGATTTTTTCATAAGGGAGTTGAAAGAGGGAACAAGGGAGATTGATTTTAATCCTGATATTATTGTATCCCCAACAGACAGCCTTCTCCTTGAGGTTTCAAAGATTTCTGAAAATGGAAAGGTTTTTCAAATAAAGGGAAGCGAATACTCAATGGAAAGCCTTGTAAAGGGTTTTGTTGATATTGAAAAGTATAAAAACGGGGATTACTTCCAGCTTTACCTTTCACCAAGGGATTACCACCGAATACACTTCCCGTTTGATTGCAAGGTTAAAAAGGTTTTCTATATTCCGGGAAAACTTTTGCCTGTAAACCTCTTTTCCCTTGAGAATTTTAAAGAGGTGTTCAACCAAAATGAAAGGGTTTTACTAATCCTTGAAAAAGAGGGAGTTGAGGTTTTGTGCGTTCTGGTTGGCGCATACAATGTTGGAAGAATTGTTTTAAGTTTTACCGATTTTATTACAAATGATAGATTTCCCAGAAAGCCTGCCCCAATTAACATTGAAGGTTTAACTGCAAAAAAAGGGGAAGAGTTGGGAATGTTTATGATGGGCTCAACAGTGCTTTTGTTTTTCCCTGAAAAAACGGTTTATCCCCTTAAAAAAAGCGGTGATTATGTAAAAGTGGGTATGCCAATAGCAAAATGGCTTTAG
- a CDS encoding ribonuclease H-like domain-containing protein — protein sequence MALDFSNIHSLNQFKKNNEKKESRDFPFERENVFDIDLPSETSIYPFFREDFALQDAMFFDTETTGLSHGAGNMVFLAGIGYVDRGKLVIKQFFVSNPSIEFKLIETLLELFANRNIVISYNGKCFDIPVIKTRCVMNGINEPDVEQIDLYHISRFVWKDKLRSFRLVDIEREILKFERKDDLPGSMAPFAYREFLLRGKTELLERVFKHNLRDVYSLFEIFKIICNKNNIDVLFAKARKFFALKEFDESLDILRHILSLEIDDINKKKVYSLAAKCLKKKGEFEKAKKLWLKIRDVESHIELAKFYEHKQRDYNKALKHTEMALSKTKEKTPLFKELLIRKKRLISKSGYFDL from the coding sequence ATGGCTTTAGATTTTTCAAACATCCACAGTTTAAACCAATTTAAAAAAAATAATGAGAAAAAAGAAAGCAGGGATTTCCCCTTTGAAAGGGAAAATGTGTTTGATATTGATTTGCCTTCAGAAACTTCAATCTATCCATTTTTTAGAGAGGATTTTGCTCTTCAAGATGCCATGTTTTTTGATACAGAAACAACAGGCCTTTCCCACGGTGCAGGCAATATGGTTTTTCTTGCAGGGATAGGGTATGTTGACAGGGGAAAACTTGTAATCAAGCAGTTTTTTGTGTCAAATCCTTCCATAGAGTTTAAGTTAATAGAAACCTTGCTTGAACTTTTTGCCAATAGAAACATTGTTATTTCCTACAACGGCAAGTGCTTTGACATACCTGTAATAAAAACAAGGTGTGTGATGAATGGAATAAACGAGCCTGATGTTGAACAGATTGATTTGTACCACATTTCAAGGTTTGTATGGAAAGATAAACTAAGAAGCTTCAGGCTTGTTGACATTGAAAGAGAAATTTTAAAATTTGAAAGGAAAGATGATTTACCAGGCTCAATGGCTCCCTTTGCTTACAGAGAGTTTTTGTTGAGGGGTAAAACAGAACTCCTTGAAAGGGTTTTTAAGCACAATTTAAGAGATGTATATTCTTTATTTGAGATTTTTAAAATAATTTGCAATAAAAACAATATAGATGTGCTGTTTGCAAAGGCAAGGAAGTTTTTTGCTTTAAAGGAATTTGATGAGAGTTTAGATATATTGAGGCATATTCTCTCTCTTGAAATTGATGACATAAACAAAAAGAAGGTTTACTCGCTTGCCGCAAAGTGTTTAAAGAAGAAGGGTGAGTTTGAAAAGGCTAAAAAACTGTGGCTAAAAATCAGGGATGTTGAGTCTCACATTGAGTTGGCAAAGTTTTACGAACACAAGCAGAGAGACTATAATAAGGCATTAAAACACACAGAAATGGCGTTAAGCAAAACTAAAGAAAAAACCCCCCTTTTTAAAGAACTTTTAATCAGAAAGAAAAGGCTTATTTCAAAATCAGGCTATTTTGATTTATGA
- a CDS encoding nuclear transport factor 2 family protein, with translation MKTFFAIIGALFVFFVVFVVGIFVAVSYFSSPLTSTADNFFTSIKNNNYQEAEKYLSENFKRITTIDEVKKAFPYDRFKYYTDCTFYTKEANADGTGKLEGKVNFYDGSFLKIKVDLIKENGDWKIDHIHLPQTGLSETQESNPINTTNPNNSNQNNTNQNNFSNTEINTTQVNNSSLNEEYLVHTNMVKLVKAILSDDYTDFYNSTSPQFKQTVSIVRMQEAFKVFKQAKINWQDIKNMKPVITSKEKEEHGIISFKGYYPTTPVHLGFNFEFINNNGEYQVFGVFLKFE, from the coding sequence ATGAAAACCTTTTTTGCAATTATAGGAGCATTGTTTGTATTCTTTGTGGTATTTGTTGTTGGAATTTTTGTGGCAGTATCTTATTTTAGTTCTCCTTTAACAAGCACTGCAGACAATTTTTTCACCTCAATAAAAAACAACAATTATCAGGAAGCGGAAAAGTATTTATCTGAAAATTTTAAAAGAATAACAACCATTGATGAGGTAAAAAAAGCCTTTCCTTACGACAGATTTAAATACTATACAGATTGCACCTTTTATACCAAAGAGGCAAATGCAGACGGCACAGGAAAATTGGAGGGAAAGGTAAATTTTTACGATGGTTCTTTTTTGAAGATAAAAGTTGACCTGATTAAAGAAAATGGTGACTGGAAAATAGACCACATTCACTTACCTCAAACTGGATTAAGTGAAACTCAGGAAAGCAATCCAATTAATACCACCAACCCAAATAATTCTAACCAGAACAATACCAATCAAAATAATTTTTCTAATACTGAAATAAACACAACACAGGTAAATAATTCATCTTTAAATGAAGAGTATCTGGTTCATACCAATATGGTAAAGTTGGTAAAGGCTATTTTAAGTGATGATTACACAGATTTTTATAATTCAACCTCTCCACAGTTCAAACAAACCGTTTCCATTGTTAGAATGCAGGAGGCTTTCAAGGTTTTTAAACAGGCTAAAATTAACTGGCAGGATATTAAGAATATGAAACCTGTTATAACAAGCAAAGAAAAGGAAGAGCATGGAATTATAAGTTTTAAAGGATACTATCCAACCACCCCAGTGCACCTTGGATTTAATTTTGAGTTTATTAACAATAATGGGGAATATCAGGTTTTTGGAGTATTTCTAAAATTTGAGTAA
- a CDS encoding right-handed parallel beta-helix repeat-containing protein: protein MKKYFFVFAFLFFFVMFAFPKDIYVRVGSSGNGTKDAPYGKLWKAISKAVRGDVIHVAAGTYYGKGGSGNFTIGVPNLTLVGGYNVNFTERNPFKYFTILERAKDYRGGFVGLGEGIIEGSEKKDHSGLIVDGFVLNSETRNAYAPDKSKIIPKKSWKGALFKAYSRNITIKNCILLNPYGNGIYVKWQGDKNEVSNNFIINTFYAAISTRSAQPNSKILIKNNNIVFGWFQPGKGGSYGLFIGKNGKVVVNSNIFAFFQTEGGEAGYAVSNNFGNDFTELKNNIFYQCQGGFYTYLDEDGKNLVVWKKEDFDDLNSDPESYMLEEAGGNKILNPGFKPDKWYFEKFSNFVASKPGKLNMDEMNQIRSILGLPLEASKGSARKNWGMPYPLSKVIPNLVSNKGAGVVVNKKFEEYSSKSTGGENLKYTKVDFEDFSISKRGKTFNGEAVEFFAGIGSNGYDYFLKDASRSDYVCVKFIKPGESSFTRKYVFGYILKGSKAYKKFLKYSKRKDRYNKAGGIKVKGKAYYIGKPSYLYPVGIIIYDLNRH, encoded by the coding sequence ATGAAAAAATACTTCTTTGTATTTGCCTTTCTTTTCTTTTTTGTAATGTTTGCCTTTCCAAAAGATATATATGTTAGGGTAGGCTCTTCTGGAAACGGAACAAAAGACGCACCGTATGGAAAACTCTGGAAGGCTATTTCAAAGGCAGTGAGAGGAGATGTAATCCATGTTGCGGCAGGAACTTATTATGGAAAAGGTGGTTCAGGAAACTTTACAATTGGTGTGCCAAATTTAACCCTGGTTGGTGGGTATAATGTAAACTTTACTGAGAGAAATCCCTTCAAATACTTCACTATTTTAGAAAGGGCAAAGGATTATAGAGGTGGTTTTGTCGGCCTTGGTGAGGGAATTATTGAAGGAAGTGAGAAGAAAGACCACAGTGGTCTTATAGTTGACGGTTTTGTGTTGAATAGTGAAACCAGAAACGCTTATGCCCCGGATAAAAGTAAAATTATTCCTAAAAAATCATGGAAAGGTGCATTGTTTAAAGCGTACAGCAGAAACATTACCATTAAGAATTGTATCTTATTAAATCCTTATGGAAATGGAATATATGTAAAGTGGCAGGGTGATAAAAATGAGGTATCAAACAACTTTATAATCAACACCTTTTATGCGGCCATAAGTACAAGAAGTGCCCAGCCAAACTCTAAAATTTTGATTAAAAACAACAATATTGTTTTTGGCTGGTTTCAGCCTGGAAAAGGCGGTTCTTACGGTCTTTTTATTGGTAAAAATGGAAAGGTTGTTGTGAATAGCAATATCTTTGCCTTTTTTCAGACAGAGGGCGGAGAGGCAGGCTATGCTGTAAGCAACAATTTTGGAAATGACTTTACTGAATTAAAAAACAATATTTTTTATCAGTGTCAGGGAGGTTTTTATACCTATCTTGATGAGGATGGAAAGAATTTAGTGGTATGGAAGAAAGAAGACTTTGATGATTTAAACAGTGATCCTGAAAGTTATATGCTTGAAGAGGCAGGCGGTAATAAAATCCTTAACCCTGGCTTTAAGCCTGATAAGTGGTATTTTGAAAAATTCTCAAATTTTGTTGCATCAAAGCCCGGTAAATTAAATATGGATGAGATGAATCAAATAAGAAGTATTCTTGGTCTTCCACTTGAGGCATCAAAAGGCAGTGCAAGGAAAAATTGGGGTATGCCTTATCCACTGAGTAAGGTAATTCCCAACCTTGTTTCAAATAAGGGAGCAGGTGTTGTCGTAAATAAAAAGTTTGAAGAGTATTCCTCAAAATCAACTGGTGGTGAAAATCTAAAGTATACAAAGGTGGATTTCGAAGATTTCAGTATTTCGAAGAGGGGTAAAACATTTAACGGAGAAGCGGTTGAGTTTTTTGCCGGTATTGGAAGCAATGGCTATGATTACTTTTTAAAGGATGCTTCAAGGTCAGATTATGTTTGTGTAAAATTTATTAAACCTGGAGAATCCTCTTTTACAAGAAAGTATGTTTTTGGGTATATCCTGAAAGGGTCAAAGGCTTATAAGAAATTTTTAAAGTATTCAAAGAGAAAAGATAGATACAATAAAGCTGGTGGAATAAAGGTTAAAGGGAAGGCATATTATATCGGCAAGCCGTCTTACCTCTATCCGGTTGGTATAATAATTTACGACTTAAACAGGCATTAA
- a CDS encoding GGDEF domain-containing protein yields the protein MNNFATVDSALSAWSIFIQLMINIPLFLMFLISWFTAKRKVFVTWSIAWAINLIALVMVLLAANWEMSSYYETRVFFYSMYASAKIIFAVLLYLSAIQFSRRNEAINIPIIFLFSLALLFFMFFLAIDFHPVIIQFIVYGLVCLLFYSSVYVCVKTSLIECKVVAFGFFVQGTMFLHHFIILTLWFTKERVPVYMSRISFFDTISEFVLALTFFLGVIIRVINEYREMNIKLEQNQENLRTLVDIDPLTGLKNRRVLRSFFNSIKGQSGCIAFIDVNKFKQINDNWGHTVGDKCLTAIAIKMKEVFRFEDGLFRLGGDEFLIVCPEISKMEMINRLDKFKKEIKHFVKGVSLTVAVGVDTFEKDSHLDQVLKRADKEMYKNKKSV from the coding sequence ATGAATAACTTTGCTACAGTTGATAGTGCGTTATCTGCCTGGTCTATATTTATTCAATTAATGATAAATATTCCTCTGTTTTTAATGTTTTTAATTTCCTGGTTTACTGCAAAGAGAAAGGTTTTTGTTACATGGTCAATTGCATGGGCAATAAATTTAATTGCTTTGGTTATGGTTTTATTAGCTGCTAATTGGGAGATGTCTTCTTACTACGAAACAAGAGTTTTTTTCTATTCAATGTATGCATCAGCAAAGATAATATTTGCTGTACTTTTGTATTTGTCTGCTATACAGTTTTCAAGAAGGAATGAAGCAATAAATATTCCTATCATTTTTCTTTTTTCATTGGCACTCCTGTTCTTTATGTTTTTTTTAGCGATTGATTTCCACCCGGTTATAATTCAATTTATAGTGTATGGATTAGTTTGCCTGTTATTTTATTCAAGTGTATATGTTTGTGTTAAAACAAGTTTAATTGAGTGTAAAGTTGTTGCATTTGGGTTTTTTGTCCAGGGGACAATGTTTTTGCATCATTTTATTATTTTAACTTTATGGTTTACTAAAGAAAGAGTTCCTGTCTATATGAGCAGAATTTCATTTTTTGACACAATTAGTGAATTTGTTCTTGCATTGACCTTTTTTTTAGGGGTTATTATACGGGTAATTAATGAGTATAGAGAAATGAATATTAAGCTTGAGCAAAACCAGGAAAATTTGAGAACTCTTGTAGACATTGATCCTTTAACTGGATTAAAAAACCGAAGGGTTTTGAGGAGTTTTTTTAACTCAATTAAGGGGCAAAGTGGTTGTATTGCTTTTATTGATGTCAACAAATTTAAACAGATAAACGATAATTGGGGACATACGGTGGGAGATAAGTGCCTTACTGCAATTGCTATAAAAATGAAAGAAGTTTTTAGATTTGAAGATGGATTATTCAGGCTTGGGGGAGATGAATTTCTTATTGTCTGTCCTGAAATTTCAAAAATGGAAATGATTAATAGATTAGATAAATTTAAAAAAGAGATAAAGCATTTTGTCAAAGGTGTGAGCTTAACTGTCGCTGTTGGAGTAGATACATTTGAAAAAGACTCTCATTTAGATCAAGTGTTAAAGAGAGCAGATAAAGAAATGTACAAAAACAAGAAATCAGTTTGA
- a CDS encoding PIN/TRAM domain-containing protein — MMYFRIFGYLILLSFLYFFRQDWVLLLTIVVLIALFDFIVSNLKAGAVFFTILSFLVFSIILLVLKSFGLIPQDFIPFVLTAVVFLSFITGFRLGNSERFLFFDADLPEYRGCVRILDASALMDGRIYQVIETGFLDGTVMVPRFVIHQIEKIYKTGSDLKKQRAKMALELVDRLKNFKNIKFVLCELDLAKERDIDHKLIALAKKFKAKVVTNDYSLNRIASINDISVLNINDLANALKPMALPGEIIRITPIKKGKEEGQAVGYLVDGTMVVVNDGEDSIGHEVDVFITNVLQSSAGKIIFGNKKTLQ; from the coding sequence ATGATGTACTTCAGGATTTTTGGTTATCTTATTCTTTTAAGTTTTCTCTATTTTTTCAGGCAGGATTGGGTATTGTTATTAACAATTGTAGTTTTAATTGCTTTGTTTGATTTTATTGTTTCAAATCTCAAAGCAGGTGCGGTGTTTTTTACAATTCTATCTTTTCTTGTGTTTTCAATTATTTTACTGGTGTTAAAATCATTTGGTTTAATTCCCCAGGATTTTATCCCTTTTGTTTTAACAGCTGTTGTTTTTCTATCCTTTATTACAGGATTCAGGCTTGGGAATTCTGAGAGGTTTCTGTTTTTTGATGCGGATTTACCTGAATACAGAGGTTGTGTAAGGATATTGGATGCTTCTGCTTTAATGGATGGAAGGATTTATCAGGTAATTGAAACAGGTTTTCTTGATGGGACTGTAATGGTGCCGAGGTTTGTTATTCATCAGATAGAGAAGATTTATAAAACAGGTTCAGATTTAAAAAAACAGAGGGCAAAAATGGCTTTAGAGCTTGTAGATAGATTAAAAAATTTTAAAAACATTAAATTTGTGCTGTGTGAATTAGACCTTGCAAAGGAAAGAGACATTGACCACAAATTAATTGCCCTTGCGAAGAAATTTAAAGCAAAGGTTGTTACAAATGACTACAGTTTGAATAGGATTGCCAGTATTAATGATATTTCTGTTTTAAATATAAATGATCTGGCAAACGCATTGAAACCAATGGCTTTGCCAGGTGAAATAATTAGAATCACGCCAATAAAAAAGGGTAAGGAAGAGGGGCAGGCTGTTGGTTATCTTGTTGATGGAACAATGGTTGTTGTCAATGATGGTGAAGACAGTATCGGACACGAGGTTGATGTTTTTATAACAAATGTTTTGCAAAGCTCAGCAGGAAAGATAATTTTCGGAAACAAAAAAACATTGCAATGA